Genomic window (Musa acuminata AAA Group cultivar baxijiao chromosome BXJ1-9, Cavendish_Baxijiao_AAA, whole genome shotgun sequence):
TCAATGTGAATTCATCTGCTGCATTCCTGTCAACCAAAATTTCAAGTAACCAGATGAGATTATCTGCCTCGAGAGTGATCTGTCGCACCACAGGATCTTTGCTCTCCAAAGATCTATCAGAAAAATCAGGCTCGGATGCTTGTCTGAATAGATTCAGCAGTGATTCTAAGCATCGCTGGCACGAACTGTATAAACTTTCAGTGCAAATCTCAACAGTTCCATTTGTCTTGAGGTTAATTTCCTTCAGAAGTTTCAACACTAAGGATTTCATTTCCCGTCGACCTCTATCCTCAGTGCTTTCAAGGACTAACTCCATTATGTGAGAGAGTGTGTCATTTGGTTGGTTGGATAGATCAGAAGCTACTCGGTTTAGTATAGGACTGATGCCATAGTTGTCATCCTGAAGTCGTCGAACAGATGAGAcgacatcatcttcttcttctccaatcCATGGTGCTGCTTCCAAGTAATCCAGACATGATTTGATGCATGCTTGGAAGCCAAGCGTTTCAGCAACCTGTAAAATACTGTCCTCTATTAAGTTGGGTAAGTAGCACTTTCATAAAGTTCTAGGATGTTAGTAGCAGTGAAAGAAATAATATCTATAAGCTCCTCACTTGATACAAAAAATACATGCTATGATAAAGCCAGATATCTATGAAGCTACTGCAAAATGTTTATCTACATTCATGGTTTATGTTATCTGTGTTTCTGTAATCTGTTGCTGAAAATTTTCATCAGAAATACTACAAATTTACTCTTTAGGATTTACAAGGAATTCAGGTGCATTATCAGAGTTCATTTTCATCTCTGATTGCTTCATATTTGAAGCTCTGCAGTGATTAACTAATTGGCATCCCTTTATTCTAGGTACTAAAACTTAAGGAATATACTTAAGCTATGATCTACAAGTTAAATAGCAGAAAGAGAAACATTTGTAGGTTAACAGTTGCAATCCTTGGAGTCTACTAAGACTAAAACAATAGCAATGATGATACTTAAACAGGTCCTTCTGATAGGCTGGTGAATCATTTGTTTCCGTGATAAGAATCATCTTTCCTTGCACAAAATGGTAAGAACCTCCTGTTGAAGCCAAATATCATATCGGCATTGTAGTACTAAATACTAGTCAGATGACCACAAAGATTATAGAAATAAATGGTAAATATTATGCAACAGCTGAAGACAATGATGTAATCGTGATGGACCAACAAACCTTCAGAATACGAAGTACACGAGAAACACTTTGTTTGATCAGTCTGTGTTTAATTTCTTTGCAGTACATCAACCCCATGGTCTCGACAAAAATTTCCACATCTTCGCAGTCTGCCATTTCAATTTGGGGCACTGGAGACAACCCAGAGAGCTTATCTGCAAAGAAGCTACTGTTTTCCGCAAGAATGTTCTTGTGAACACTCATCCTCACAGAAGTAGCTCCCTTTCCATGCAGAGTAACTTTCAAGTCACTGGTCTCCAGCTGACCAAAGCCGACCGATATCTTGCGTtgctgagattcaacatttagctTCTGGGGTCTCTCAGGAGCCTTTGA
Coding sequences:
- the LOC103999110 gene encoding BTB/POZ domain-containing protein At3g50780 yields the protein MAEFTLRRLEQGHTRIRNVPIAVTPEGFWCCPSPAAIQKTLKNQNLQDRHRATSPLHSKASSLQRPSLPPVDKRSVSTSLRSRLISDEQRCPNSSTATSVSSKAPERPQKLNVESQQRKISVGFGQLETSDLKVTLHGKGATSVRMSVHKNILAENSSFFADKLSGLSPVPQIEMADCEDVEIFVETMGLMYCKEIKHRLIKQSVSRVLRILKVAETLGFQACIKSCLDYLEAAPWIGEEEDDVVSSVRRLQDDNYGISPILNRVASDLSNQPNDTLSHIMELVLESTEDRGRREMKSLVLKLLKEINLKTNGTVEICTESLYSSCQRCLESLLNLFRQASEPDFSDRSLESKDPVVRQITLEADNLIWLLEILVDRNAADEFTLMWTSQNELAELHTKVPTMSRHLVSCITCRLFVGIGNGEMLPSKETRKLLLHVWLQPLINDYSWLQHGSRSFDRKVVEEGIGRTILTLSLEDQQSILLSWLGCFLKASDNCPNLQRAFEVWWRRTFIRPYVEQHGSDLQSGKA